In one window of Leptidea sinapis chromosome 9, ilLepSina1.1, whole genome shotgun sequence DNA:
- the LOC126966284 gene encoding TP53-regulated inhibitor of apoptosis 1-like → MNSIGEECTDLKKKYDDCFNTWFSERFLKGDHDDSMCAGIFKIYQECVKKAMKQQNIDFKDLDKDVLGTESEFKTPPEGTS, encoded by the exons ATGAATAGTATCGGCGAGGAGTGTACTGACCTGAAAAAAAAGTATGATGATTGCTTCAATACGTGGTTTTCAGAGCGTTTCTTAAAAGGTGACCACGACGATTCCATGTGTGCgggaatttttaaaatttatcaagAATGTGTGAAG AAAGCAATGAAgcaacaaaatattgattttaaggATCTAGATAAGGATGTTTTGGGCACAGAAAGCGAGTTCAAAACCCCACCAGAAGGCACCAGCTGA
- the LOC126966281 gene encoding transcription elongation factor SPT4, whose translation MSLETVPKDLRGLRACLVCSLIKTFDQFEYYGCDNCDEFLRMKSNKDNVYDCTSNNFDGMIAVMSPEDSWVCKWQRISRFCKGVYAISVSGRLPAGVIREMKSRGIVYRSRDTSQR comes from the exons ATGTCTTTAGAAACAGTTCCTAAAGACTTAAGAGGTCTCCGTGCATGCTTAGTTTGCTCATTAATTAAG ACATTTGACCAATTTGAATATTATGGTTGCGACAATTGCGATGAATTTCTCCgtatgaaaagtaataaagacaATGTGTACGACTGTACAAGTAATAATTTTGATGG TATGATTGCTGTAATGAGCCCTGAAGATAGTTGGGTGTGTAAATGGCAAAGAATAA GTAGATTCTGTAAGGGGGTTTATGCAATATCAGTATCAGGACGGCTTCCAGCTGGAGTAATAAgagaaatgaaaagtagaggaATTGTTTACAGATCTAGAGACACCAGTCAGCGATAA
- the LOC126966241 gene encoding serine--tRNA ligase, mitochondrial has translation MYLLRKCRIIISQRFLSTQIYPDIDTNYYCNSKNVIEIKQNISRRKGVGNIDRVLDLFQSLQKPHNDKSYKLLNENLCKELMLLPNKTHPVVQNYQEDPHILHYINQKKDFGSHKPLEFSEICQVLNLIRTDKLGYTCGNKSYYYLGDLAEYEEALIKYTVAYLLRKGFQLISVPDIISGDVIRNCGMVLDNQHTQIYSLDPVLHSPDLYLCGTAELPLAGLLADTTHCITELPLKLAAVSRCYRAETSNVVEERGTYRVHQFTKVEMFAVSEADKSDEMLEYIRETQEELYRPLGLHMKVLDMPPHELGAPAYRKYDIEAWMPGRSLYGEISSCSNCTDYQSRRLKIRYRDGCEVKYAHTLNGTACAVPRMLIALLETHQHPKGKILIPEVLQPFMNGKQFIEKNAKIPKLKLLKIKNKI, from the exons ATGTATTTACTTAGAAAATGTCgtataataatttcacaaaGATTTTTGTCAACGCAAATTTATCCTGATATCGATACAAATTACTATTGTAATTCAAAAAacgttattgaaataaaacagaATATATCTCGAAGAAAAGGCGTGGGCAATATTGATAGAGTTCTCGACTTATTTCAATCATTACAAAAACCTCACAATGACAAATCGTATAAATTACTGAATGAGAACCTTTGCAAGGAGTTGATGCTATTACCAAATAAAACACATCCTGTTGTACAGAATTATCAGGAAGACCCTcatattttacattacattaaccAGAAAAAAGATTTCGGATCACATAAGCCTTTAGAATTCAGTGAAATTTGCCAAGTTTTAAACTTAATTAGAACTGATAAACTTGGTTACACTTGCGGCAATAAAAGCTATTATTATTTAGGAGATTTAGCAGAATATGAAGAGGCTCTTATTAAGTATACTGTTgcttatttattaagaaaaggCTTTCAATTAATATCTGTACCAGATATTATATCTGGTGATGTTATTCGCAACTGTGGTATGGTACTAGATAATCAACACACACAG ATTTACTCACTTGATCCTGTTCTTCATTCACCAGATTTATACCTATGTGGCACTGCAGAACTTCCCCTCGCAGGCTTGTTAGCTGATACTACACACTGCATTACAGAGTTACCTCTGAAATTAGCAGCTGTAAGTAGATGCTACAGGGCTGAAACTTCTAACGTAGTCGAAGAAAGAGGAACTTACag AGTGCATCAATTTACAAAGGTTGAAATGTTTGCTGTTTCCGAGGCAGACAAGTCGGATGAAATGCTAGAATATATAAGGGAAACCCAAGAAGAATTGTATAGACCACTCGGTTTGCACATGAAAGTATTAGACATGCCTCCACATGAGCTCGGAGCACCAGCATATAG aAAATATGACATCGAAGCTTGGATGCCTGGTAGGAGTTTATATGGAGAAATATCGAGTTGCAGTAATTGTACCGACTACCAATCGAGGCGCCTTAAAATACGGTATAGAGATGGGTGCGAAGTAAAATATGCCCACACCCTGAATGGAACGGCGTGTGCTGTACCCAGAATGCTGATCGCGCTGCTTGAAACACATCAGCATCCGAAAGGGAAAATATTGATACCAGAAGTATTGCAGCCTTTTATGAACGGCAAGCAATTCATAGAGAAGAATGCGAAGATACCTAAATTGAAGCTGTTGAAAATAAAGAATAAGATTTGA